A genomic segment from Anas platyrhynchos isolate ZD024472 breed Pekin duck chromosome 5, IASCAAS_PekinDuck_T2T, whole genome shotgun sequence encodes:
- the LOC113843749 gene encoding antigen WC1.1-like, which produces MAGFGAVSHGGGAGDAVLGFPSPGLSPVPGAEALELRLAAGRGLCEGRVEVKLRGQWGTVADNAWDMEDAEVVCQQMGCGSATSTYRDPLFGQAKGSISLALVDCNGDEKALWDCKIQGWGPYHGSHDYDTAVVCQGFSRLAGGDGACSGRLEVRQGRAWATVCHGHVDLKAAQVVCRELGCGTAVAVPAAGHFGAATGPLWDGAFECNGSEPLLASCARRPTHGQACAGPAAIVCSRYTGFRLADGGSGCAGRVEVEAQGTWGALCASAWDLRDAHVLCRHLGCGPAASLPPGGHFGTGKATGPLRRDALSCSGSERHPGECPVALLGEPACPPGHAAAVNCSGAAEPLQLLDGESRCDGRLEVATSPGAWARVAAGPGDDRAASVACRQLGCGVPEKVYAVPAASSGPVELQELRCAGSEELLAQCNASGPAAAPGHSPPEVAVACSGSRRLRLAGGPGRCAGRVEVYSEGMWGTVCQDAWDLPDADVVCRQLGCGRALEAPGSERFGPGVGTLWPGAGGCSGTEAALWACPAPARRGCRRGGGAGAVCSGLLRLAGGSSSCSGHLEVLREGTWGHVCANDTSPATAAVVCRQLGCGSGGRLVAVPAQGSVPAWLGSVRCQEGAPSLWRCPSAPWYLQSCGPKGVAHIACDEDTEDTSGATSTAGASSSSSVAPLTAVSGSVPVPTVLCVLLGTLLGLALAALAVQAHRARLQRRGGPTDVGAEAVYEELDYSLMPEYQEVPSHTGSLSEGSGMKLQDDSWDGDKEESNPREAPAPPAQPGHGPSDGYDDAAAVPEEPPAPHGGDAPAQPCGDTGYDDVDMGTLGTAP; this is translated from the exons ATGGCTGGCTTTGGGGCAGTGAGTcatggtggtggtgctggggatgCCGTGTTGGGATTCCCAAGTCCAGGACTGAGTCCTGTACCCGGTGCAGAGGCGCTGGAGCTGAGGCTGGCGGCTGGCAGGGGACTGTGCGAGGGGAGAGTGGAGGTGAAGCTGCGGGGTCAGTGGGGCACGGTGGCGGACAATGCCTGGGACATGGAGGATGCTGAGGTAGTGTGCCAGCAGATGGGCTGCGGCTCGGCCACTAGCACATACCGTGACCCTCTTTTTGGCCAAGCAAAAGGTTCTATCAGCTTGGCTCTTGTTGACTGTAATGGGGATGAGAAGGCCCTCTGGGACTGCAAGATTCAAGGCTGGGGACCATACCACGGATCTCACGACTATGATACTGCTGTGGTGTGCCAAG GGTTCTCCCGTCTGGCCGGAGGGGACGGCGCCTGCTCGGGGCGGCTGGAGGTGCGTCAGGGCCGGGCCTGGGCCACCGTCTGCCACGGCCACGTGGACCTCAAGGCCGCCCaggtggtgtgcagggagtTGGGCTGCGGCACGGCAGTGGCCGTCCCCGCTGCCGGCCATTTTGGGGCAGCAACGGGGCCGCTCTGGGACGGCGCCTTTGAGTGCAACGGCAGCGAGCCACTCCTGGCCAGCTGCGCCCGGCGGCCGACCCACGGCCAGGCCTGTGCTGGCCCCGCTGCTATCGTCTGCTCAC GCTACACCGGTTTCCGTTTGGCGGATGGTGGCTCGGGCTGCGCCGGGCGGGTGGAGGTGGAGGcgcaggggacatggggagcgCTGTGTGCCAGCGCCTGGGACCTGCGCGATGCCCATGTCCTGTGCCGCCACCTGGGctgcggccccgccgcctccctgcccccaggaggCCATTTCGGGACGGGCAAGGCGACGGGGCCGCTGCGGCGCGATGCCCTGAGCTGCAGCGGGAGCGAGCGGCACCCGGGCGAGTGCCCCGTGGCGCTGCTGGGGGAGCCCGCCTGTCCCCCTGGCCATGCCGCCGCCGTCAACTGCTCAG GCGCCGCTgagcccctgcagctgctggacgGGGAGAGCCGGTGCGACGGGCGGCTGGAGGTGGCCACGAGCCCCGGGGCCTGGGCCCGCgtggctgcggggccgggggatGACCGAGCTGCCTCGGTGGCGTGCCGGCAGCTGGGCTGCGGTGTGCCAGAGAAGGTCTACGCTGTGCCGGCCGCCAGCTCGGGccctgtggagctgcaggagctgcgctGTGCTGGCAGCGAGGAGCTCCTGGCGCAGTGCAACGCCTCGGGGCCTGCCGCAGCGCCCGGCCACAGCCCCCCAGAGGTGGCCGTTGCCTGCTCAG GCAGCCGGCGGCTGAGGCTGGCGGgcggccccgggcgctgcgCCGGCAGGGTGGAGGTGTACAGCGAGGGCATGTGGGGCACCGTCTGCCAGGACGCCTGGGACCTGCCAGATGCCGACGTCGTGTGCcgccagctgggctgcgggCGGGCCCTGGAGGCGCCCGGCTCGGAGCGCTTCGGGCCCGGCGTGGGGACGCTGTGGCCGGGTGccgggggctgctcggggacGGAGGCGGCTCTCTGGGCCTGCCCAGCCCCGGCACGGCGTGGCTGCCGCCGGGGcggcggtgccggtgccgtgTGCTCAG GGCTGCTGCGGCTggcggggggcagcagcagctgcagcgggCACCTGGAGGTGCTGCGCGAGGGGACGTGGGGCCACGTGTGCGCCAACGACACCAGCCCCGCCACAGCTGCCGTTGTCTGCcgccagctgggctgtggcagCGGGGGGAGGCTGGTGGCCGTCCCCGCACAGGGCTCGGTCCCCGCCTGGCTGGGCTCGGTGCGATGCCAGGAGGGGGCCCCCTCGCTCTGGCGCTGCCCCTCGGCGCCCTGGTACCTGCAGTCCTGCGGCCCCAAGGGGGTCGCCCACATTGCCTGTGACGAGGACACCGAGGACACGAGTGGGGCCACCAGCACTGCAG gtgccagcagcagcagcagcgttgcCCCACTGACAGCAGTGTCGGGGAGCGTGCCGGTGCCCACGGTCCTGTGCGTGCTCCTGGGGACGTTGCTGGGTCTGGCCctggcagccctggctgtgcaggCACACCGCGCACGGCTGCAACGCCGAGGTGGGC CCACGGATGTCGGCGCTGAGGCCGTGTATGAGGAGCTGGATTACAGCCTGATGCCCGAGTACCAGGAGGTGCCCAGCCACACAG GCTCCCTGTCCGAGGGCTCGGGAATGAAGCTGCAGGATGACAGCTGGGATGGTGACAAGGAAGAGAGCAACCCCAGAGAGGCCCCAG cccccccagcccagcctgggcacgGCCCCTCAGATGGCTATGACGATGCTGCAGCCGTGCCGGAGGAGCCCCCCGCTCCCCACGGTGGGGACGCCCCGGCGCagccctgcggggacacgggcTATGACGACGTTGACAtgggcaccctggggacagcaccctga